A genomic window from Levilactobacillus yonginensis includes:
- a CDS encoding glycosyltransferase, with protein sequence MNYFVDADLGETITGIEQAEFNRLELFKKAQIPAKIIYMHHNPKIHIFFKKFKVQDDAFSMYDYFQKSIKVSDQAPFDWPSYWQDTCKYSLQYSADYPDIRVTDETGKIIIYAGFLDSTYTKLNYLNRFDKNHNKIQTDLYDSRGFLSSSNFLAENGLVNSSVYYDPSGKVQIIRQNLTSEKNAYVRNITLTDYNGQQYYFATDEELETFFLNEINKKGDVFYSDRSENFAKSFDMTNSELKIIAVLHNTHVRKGQDVVTGTMKRGVYDYVLTHPQHLVGIICSTEQQKKDLLKRFDDLPPVTVIPVGCAIHHNVKTKKRNLHRIICMARYSPQKQLMHQVKAVEKLVPEFPDIELNLFGSGSREGELKAYISEHNLEKNVLLRGFQKNLNEEYAKGSLFLQTSTEEGFSLSTIEALSYSVPVIGYDINYGPSEMIIDGKNGFLVSADDQDMLYKKMRTYLKNTKLQKKFMKNCRSSIQKFAPEKVQKKWMKLNKSLIS encoded by the coding sequence ATGAATTATTTTGTTGATGCCGATTTAGGAGAAACAATTACTGGAATTGAGCAAGCTGAATTTAACCGTCTTGAGTTATTCAAAAAAGCTCAAATTCCGGCAAAGATTATATATATGCACCACAATCCGAAAATTCATATTTTTTTTAAAAAATTCAAAGTTCAAGATGATGCCTTCTCAATGTATGACTATTTTCAAAAGTCAATTAAGGTGAGTGATCAGGCACCTTTTGATTGGCCGTCGTACTGGCAAGACACCTGTAAATATAGTTTGCAATATAGTGCTGATTATCCGGATATTCGGGTGACTGATGAAACCGGGAAAATCATTATCTACGCTGGGTTCTTGGACAGTACCTATACTAAGTTAAACTATCTTAATCGGTTTGATAAGAATCACAACAAAATTCAGACTGACCTTTATGATAGTCGTGGATTTTTAAGCAGTTCAAACTTCTTAGCTGAAAATGGTCTGGTAAATTCGTCCGTTTACTACGATCCAAGTGGTAAAGTGCAAATCATCCGACAAAATTTAACTAGTGAAAAGAATGCGTATGTGCGTAATATTACGTTGACTGACTATAACGGACAACAATATTATTTTGCCACTGATGAAGAATTAGAAACTTTTTTCTTAAATGAAATCAACAAAAAGGGCGACGTATTCTATTCAGATCGTAGTGAAAACTTTGCCAAGTCTTTTGATATGACTAATTCAGAGCTGAAGATAATTGCTGTCCTCCATAATACACACGTCCGAAAAGGCCAAGACGTAGTAACCGGAACGATGAAACGGGGGGTGTACGATTATGTGTTAACACATCCTCAACATTTGGTTGGCATAATTTGTTCAACGGAACAGCAAAAGAAAGATTTATTAAAGCGATTCGACGACCTTCCACCGGTTACAGTAATTCCAGTTGGTTGTGCCATTCATCATAATGTAAAAACAAAAAAGCGAAATCTTCATCGAATAATTTGTATGGCTCGATATTCACCTCAAAAACAACTAATGCACCAAGTTAAAGCAGTAGAAAAATTGGTTCCTGAGTTTCCTGATATTGAACTTAATCTGTTTGGTAGTGGAAGTAGGGAAGGGGAACTTAAGGCATATATTTCAGAGCATAACTTGGAAAAAAATGTATTATTGAGAGGTTTTCAAAAAAACTTAAATGAAGAATATGCCAAGGGTTCATTATTTTTACAGACGAGTACAGAGGAAGGATTTTCTTTGAGTACGATTGAAGCACTTAGTTATAGTGTTCCGGTGATTGGGTATGACATTAATTACGGCCCTAGTGAAATGATTATTGACGGTAAGAATGGATTTCTGGTTTCGGCTGATGATCAAGACATGCTTTATAAAAAAATGAGAACGTACCTTAAGAATACTAAACTACAAAAGAAGTTTATGAAAAACTGTCGTTCTTCAATTCAAAAATTTGCACCTGAAAAGGTTCAGAAAAAATGGATGAAGTTGAATAAGTCGCTGATAAGTTAA
- a CDS encoding glycosyltransferase translates to MNYFVNIQLGATISGIEEAQFRRLQLFQKAGIPAKIIYMGYSSRLYEYSDKFGVLGSTFSMYDYFQGTTDFNEGYGDFDWRRYWEQRCHYRLQYIDGANGERDIRVMDENDYFVMYAHFLNEEYTRIDYINYFNRNHAKMRRDVFDSRGFLSRTSFLGEGDTVITELYYDRDQHVRLIKSCRTVEGRSVLTKITLKNYNNRDYLFDSETELQTFFLNEINREGDFFFCDRNSLLAPAFYRTKPELRVASVLHNTHVRAGQDIVTGVLKHNVYEFTLEHPEHWNRMIVSTDKQKKDLLARFTNLPQVVTIPVGYAVPHKVDFKARSPHRIIGVARYSPEKNLMHQIQAVERLIPEFPDIELHLYGHGDRVADELRKYIQEHQLTKNVFLRGFKTDLTEEYKQASLALLTSREEGFSLSTLEELSFSIPVISYDMNYGPSDMISDGKNGYLVPSNDQEMLTQRIREYLGDHDKQLEMMANCEPLLKKFSPTEITKKWQTFIEDEEITSGVDKK, encoded by the coding sequence ATGAATTATTTTGTGAATATACAATTAGGCGCCACGATAAGTGGTATTGAAGAAGCTCAATTCAGGCGATTGCAGCTATTCCAGAAGGCGGGTATTCCCGCAAAGATTATTTATATGGGGTATAGCTCACGACTGTATGAATATTCTGATAAATTTGGGGTGTTGGGTTCAACATTCTCAATGTACGATTATTTTCAAGGAACCACAGATTTTAACGAGGGCTATGGGGATTTTGACTGGCGTAGATATTGGGAGCAACGGTGCCATTATCGCTTACAATACATTGATGGAGCGAATGGTGAACGGGATATTCGTGTGATGGACGAAAATGATTACTTCGTAATGTACGCGCATTTTTTGAATGAAGAATATACACGTATTGATTACATAAATTATTTCAATCGTAACCATGCTAAAATGCGTCGAGATGTTTTCGATAGTCGAGGATTTCTCAGTCGTACATCATTTCTTGGTGAAGGTGATACAGTTATTACGGAACTTTATTATGATAGAGATCAGCACGTGCGTTTGATAAAGAGTTGTCGCACGGTTGAGGGACGTTCAGTTTTAACTAAAATTACACTAAAGAATTATAATAATCGTGACTATCTTTTTGATAGTGAAACAGAATTACAGACTTTCTTTTTAAATGAAATAAACCGCGAAGGGGATTTCTTTTTCTGTGATCGGAACAGCCTGTTAGCACCAGCTTTTTATCGAACAAAGCCGGAACTCAGAGTTGCTTCAGTTTTGCATAACACACATGTGCGCGCCGGGCAGGATATTGTGACGGGTGTTCTAAAGCATAATGTTTATGAATTTACGCTCGAGCATCCTGAACACTGGAATCGAATGATTGTTTCTACTGATAAGCAGAAGAAAGATCTTTTGGCTAGATTTACAAATCTACCACAAGTGGTTACAATTCCAGTGGGCTATGCAGTTCCTCATAAAGTTGATTTTAAAGCGAGAAGTCCGCACAGAATTATCGGAGTTGCCCGTTATTCACCAGAAAAAAATTTGATGCATCAAATTCAGGCAGTAGAACGTTTGATACCAGAATTTCCGGATATTGAGTTACATTTATATGGGCATGGTGACCGGGTTGCTGACGAACTTAGAAAATACATTCAAGAGCATCAATTAACCAAAAATGTTTTTCTGCGAGGGTTTAAGACGGATTTGACTGAGGAGTATAAACAAGCTTCTCTGGCATTACTTACAAGTCGTGAAGAGGGCTTTTCGTTATCAACATTGGAAGAATTAAGCTTTAGTATTCCTGTGATTAGTTATGACATGAATTATGGCCCTAGTGATATGATTAGTGATGGCAAGAATGGCTACTTGGTGCCCTCTAACGATCAAGAAATGTTAACGCAAAGAATTCGTGAGTATTTGGGTGATCATGATAAGCAGTTAGAAATGATGGCCAACTGTGAACCATTGCTAAAAAAGTTTTCTCCAACTGAGATTACCAAGAAGTGGCAAACATTCATTGAAGATGAAGAAATTACTAGTGGTGTAGATAAGAAGTAA
- a CDS encoding glycosyltransferase: MNYFVDSDLGGVITGIEQAEFNRLKLFQEAKMPAKIVYLTYKPRMQEYAKKFGVQGRSFSMYDYFQDATQFKEVENYDWQSYWQDTCHYQLQYVPSTRDIRVNKPDGSLLMYANFVDEDYTQVNYINYFDKDRQKIRRDTYDCRGFLSRTTFLEEKDITNSEIYFDQNGSVRIVKEYTVSHEKGKSFLSQIVLRNYRNKDYYFANEEEFRTFFFNHLFDDDDLVFVDRQSEMAKSIQHTRKSVKMVMIFHNGHIKAGESVKLGRLKFGVYDYTLAHIDRASAFVTSTAQQTADLKDRYDSLPPVFTIPVSWTEPLPLTVKDFEARNPHRIISIARYSRQKQLHHQVKAVERLVPEFPDIELHLLGYGATVGAELDKYIKEHHLERNVFLRGFQLDLTEDLRKGSLALQTSIEEGFSISSLQSLSAAVPVIGYDINYGPKEMIVDGENGFLIPADDEEMLYQKMREYLSDKALQVKFMKNCQPLAQKFSAEKLKAQWVKLVNEINPQS, encoded by the coding sequence ATGAATTATTTTGTTGATTCTGATCTTGGCGGCGTTATCACAGGGATAGAGCAGGCAGAATTTAATCGGTTAAAATTGTTTCAAGAAGCCAAGATGCCTGCAAAAATCGTATATCTAACCTATAAGCCAAGAATGCAGGAATATGCAAAGAAATTTGGGGTACAAGGGCGCAGCTTTTCGATGTATGATTACTTTCAAGATGCCACTCAGTTTAAAGAAGTTGAGAATTATGATTGGCAATCTTACTGGCAGGATACCTGTCATTATCAGTTACAGTACGTTCCTTCAACTAGAGATATCCGAGTCAATAAGCCAGATGGTTCCTTATTAATGTATGCCAATTTTGTGGATGAAGATTATACGCAAGTTAATTATATTAATTATTTTGATAAGGATAGACAAAAAATTCGTCGAGACACTTATGATTGTCGTGGCTTTTTAAGTCGAACAACATTTTTGGAAGAAAAAGATATAACTAATTCGGAAATTTATTTTGATCAGAATGGTAGCGTTCGAATTGTCAAAGAATACACTGTCAGCCACGAAAAAGGAAAGTCGTTTTTAAGCCAGATTGTGCTACGGAACTATCGAAATAAGGATTATTATTTTGCCAACGAAGAGGAATTTCGAACGTTTTTCTTCAATCACTTATTTGATGATGACGATCTAGTTTTCGTTGATCGTCAAAGTGAAATGGCGAAAAGTATTCAACACACAAGAAAATCGGTCAAAATGGTTATGATTTTTCATAATGGTCATATTAAGGCTGGGGAAAGTGTCAAGCTAGGTCGCTTAAAATTCGGTGTTTATGACTACACATTGGCACATATAGATAGAGCATCAGCTTTTGTGACGTCAACGGCGCAGCAAACTGCTGATTTAAAAGATCGTTATGATAGTTTACCACCGGTCTTCACAATTCCAGTTAGTTGGACTGAACCACTACCGCTCACTGTTAAGGATTTCGAAGCCCGTAATCCTCACCGAATCATTAGTATTGCACGCTATTCAAGACAAAAACAATTACATCACCAAGTTAAGGCTGTAGAAAGATTAGTCCCCGAATTTCCAGATATCGAATTACATTTGTTAGGATATGGTGCCACGGTTGGGGCGGAGTTGGACAAATATATCAAGGAACATCATTTGGAAAGGAACGTATTCTTACGAGGTTTTCAGTTAGATTTAACTGAAGATTTGCGTAAAGGAAGTTTAGCCCTGCAGACTAGCATTGAGGAAGGTTTTTCGATTTCTTCTTTACAGTCATTGAGTGCTGCAGTTCCTGTGATTGGATATGATATTAACTACGGGCCTAAAGAAATGATCGTAGATGGTGAAAATGGGTTCTTGATACCAGCTGATGATGAAGAAATGCTTTACCAAAAAATGCGAGAATATTTGAGTGACAAGGCCTTACAGGTAAAATTTATGAAGAACTGTCAGCCATTAGCTCAGAAATTTTCAGCAGAAAAATTGAAAGCACAGTGGGTCAAGCTAGTTAATGAAATTAATCCACAATCTTAA